Proteins encoded in a region of the Anoxybacillus amylolyticus genome:
- a CDS encoding sensor histidine kinase, with protein MRPKTFVQKIWLTISLVVVITVSFSYFLLNYFYKNLYVDKVEQTLVEEGKNIAADYHGGPITDDYRQQVEWYNEKSTAEVLLVNNPRELSACLPFEVDYDSLIHEADRETLLLGKVVTKIGYEKRFGRKIMGVVVPLLDHHRLEGVLYLYIPLATIQDMTKEVAIIWLPLAGLFVIVLVIFGKKMANRLVGPLKEMEQVAYRMSHGEYEAQIRIQADDEIGRLAKAFNIMAKAIYEEDMRKREFLANVSHELRTPLSYVKGYSEAILQGMVKTKEEEKKYVKLIHREAGRMERLVCDLLDLARLEEKSIPLQKTLLVFSQIVEDTIEKYEPFLQEKAITITADLNPDIIIEGDADRIEQVIHNLLDNAIRYTPTGGEIYVKLTPVGNERCQLVIRDSGKGIPKDKLPFLGQRFFRVDAARTRKEGGTGLGLAIVKQIVQLHHGTITFASEEGKGTEVVIDLPVWKEADTSSE; from the coding sequence ATGCGACCAAAAACGTTCGTGCAAAAAATTTGGCTAACGATTAGCCTTGTGGTCGTTATTACCGTTTCTTTTTCTTATTTTTTATTGAATTATTTTTACAAAAACTTATACGTTGATAAAGTAGAACAAACACTAGTAGAAGAAGGAAAAAATATTGCAGCAGACTATCATGGCGGACCGATTACAGACGACTATCGCCAACAAGTGGAATGGTATAATGAAAAATCGACAGCAGAAGTGCTGCTCGTTAATAATCCACGCGAACTAAGCGCCTGCCTTCCGTTCGAAGTAGATTACGACTCGCTTATTCATGAAGCAGATCGCGAAACACTGTTATTAGGAAAAGTGGTCACGAAAATTGGCTACGAAAAGCGGTTTGGTCGTAAAATTATGGGCGTCGTTGTACCGCTATTAGACCATCATCGACTAGAAGGGGTGCTTTATTTGTATATCCCTCTAGCGACGATTCAAGACATGACAAAAGAAGTAGCTATCATTTGGCTACCGCTTGCAGGCTTGTTTGTCATCGTTTTAGTGATATTCGGCAAAAAAATGGCGAACCGTCTCGTCGGACCGCTAAAAGAGATGGAACAAGTCGCCTATCGTATGTCGCATGGGGAGTACGAAGCACAAATTCGGATACAAGCGGACGATGAAATCGGTCGTCTTGCGAAAGCGTTTAATATTATGGCGAAAGCGATTTATGAAGAAGATATGAGGAAACGAGAGTTTTTAGCGAACGTGTCGCATGAATTGCGCACGCCGTTAAGTTATGTAAAAGGATATAGTGAAGCGATTTTGCAAGGAATGGTAAAAACGAAAGAAGAAGAAAAAAAATACGTGAAGCTTATCCATCGTGAAGCGGGGCGAATGGAACGACTTGTGTGCGATTTGCTCGATTTAGCGCGGTTGGAAGAAAAAAGTATCCCACTGCAAAAAACATTGCTTGTCTTTTCTCAAATTGTGGAAGATACGATCGAAAAATATGAGCCGTTTCTACAAGAAAAAGCAATTACTATTACGGCAGATTTAAATCCCGACATTATTATTGAAGGTGATGCAGACCGAATCGAACAAGTCATTCACAACCTTCTTGACAACGCCATTCGTTATACCCCGACTGGTGGGGAGATTTATGTGAAACTTACTCCGGTCGGCAACGAACGATGCCAACTTGTCATTCGCGATTCAGGAAAAGGGATTCCAAAAGACAAACTCCCGTTTCTTGGGCAACGATTTTTCCGAGTGGACGCTGCACGAACGCGGAAAGAAGGCGGTACAGGGCTAGGATTAGCCATTGTAAAGCAAATTGTGCAACTTCATCACGGAACGATTACATTTGCAAGTGAAGAAGGAAAAGGAACAGAAGTGGTCATTGACTTGCCGGTATGGAAAGAGGCTGACACGTCTTCTGAATAA
- the gpsB gene encoding cell division regulator GpsB — MLAGRVKLTAKDILEKEFKVSMRGYNQDEVDQFLDTIIKDYEAFHQEMEELQQENMRLKRQVEELQKRQSMPAGTTNFDILQRLSNLEKHVFGNKLYE; from the coding sequence ATGTTAGCAGGTCGTGTGAAATTAACGGCGAAAGACATTTTAGAAAAAGAATTTAAAGTCAGTATGCGCGGCTATAATCAAGATGAAGTCGATCAATTTTTAGACACCATTATTAAAGATTACGAAGCGTTCCATCAAGAAATGGAGGAATTGCAACAGGAAAATATGCGATTGAAACGCCAAGTAGAGGAACTTCAGAAGCGCCAGTCGATGCCGGCAGGAACGACGAACTTTGATATTTTACAACGGCTGTCCAACCTAGAAAAACATGTGTTTGGAAACAAGTTGTACGAATAA
- a CDS encoding spore coat protein: MFRPHVMPPIVHPTKCCVQHHFQATVVPHIHPSHTTHVNHHLYQHQHYFPHTESVVNEVANQQFCCGGPTPMPWGY; encoded by the coding sequence ATGTTTCGACCACATGTTATGCCACCGATTGTTCACCCAACGAAATGTTGCGTTCAACATCATTTCCAAGCAACGGTGGTGCCGCATATTCATCCGTCCCATACGACGCATGTGAACCATCATCTGTATCAGCACCAGCACTATTTTCCGCATACGGAATCGGTGGTAAATGAAGTAGCGAACCAACAATTTTGTTGTGGCGGTCCAACACCAATGCCATGGGGGTATTAA
- a CDS encoding response regulator transcription factor — MENRTILIVDDEEDMRFLVSMYLENSGFSCLQAKDGEEALQLLHTKQVDLMLLDVMMPSVDGFTLCERIRERSDVPIVFLTARGEEWDKVKGFKLGGDDYIVKPFSPGELIARIEAVLRRVFQTKKTDDLSFGSLFIDEKGRKVVVDGEAILLTLKEFDLLLFLAKHAGKVFTREDLLLRVWGYDYTGNARTVDTHIKTLRIKLKQAGPFIKTVWGIGYKFEV, encoded by the coding sequence ATGGAGAACCGGACGATTCTTATAGTCGATGATGAAGAAGATATGCGTTTCTTAGTAAGCATGTACCTAGAAAACTCAGGGTTTTCTTGCTTGCAAGCAAAAGACGGAGAAGAAGCGTTACAGCTATTGCATACAAAGCAAGTTGATTTAATGTTGCTTGATGTGATGATGCCAAGTGTCGATGGATTTACGTTATGCGAACGGATTCGTGAACGTTCGGACGTGCCTATCGTTTTTTTAACTGCCAGAGGGGAAGAATGGGATAAAGTGAAAGGGTTTAAACTTGGCGGCGATGACTATATCGTTAAGCCGTTTAGCCCTGGCGAACTCATTGCCCGCATTGAGGCAGTGTTGCGCAGGGTATTTCAAACGAAAAAAACAGACGACCTGTCCTTCGGCTCGCTTTTCATCGATGAAAAAGGACGAAAAGTAGTGGTGGATGGAGAAGCCATTTTGTTGACGTTGAAAGAGTTTGATTTGCTTCTTTTTCTTGCAAAACATGCCGGAAAAGTATTTACCCGAGAAGACTTATTGCTTCGCGTCTGGGGGTATGATTATACAGGTAACGCAAGAACGGTCGATACCCATATTAAAACGTTACGAATTAAGCTAAAGCAAGCGGGTCCGTTCATTAAGACAGTATGGGGAATTGGCTACAAATTTGAGGTGTAA
- a CDS encoding ATP-dependent DNA helicase: MSRERYPFSLEKNENFFDKLGEWIGDVFYDILPEAGFELRDEQVYMAFQLERAFKEKKVMFAEAGVGTGKTIVYLLYAICYARYTGKPAIIACADETLIEQLVKKEGDIAKISQALDLHIDVRLAKSQDQYLCLNKLDQVLMSDEEEIEVYEQIFDELPVFVHDHKTLQSFYHYGDRKEYAHLNDEQWEKIAWDPFQDCFACEKRHRCGQTLSREYYRKAADLIICSHDFYMEHVWTYEARKREGQLPLLPEASCVVFDEGHLLEFAAQKALTYRMKETTLETLLTRLLENDIREELAYLIEDALQVCDRFFTELGKCAAEVTGSNRQELTFSEDLIRFAKQLAHTLEGIGNELVLESETYTIDHYQLNIVDEYLDQIEHSLHLFLHNREAITWLEASPEGKTLVIMPRTVQEVLREKVFSKKIPFIFSSATLSNQKSFAYIAESLGIDDYLSFSVHSPFDYEEQMTLYMPTFIDNDKLFTQKYRYTMQKIQETNGRALILFPSKQELHQFKQAAQQEKFSFLFEGDREISELVAEFQSHEETVLCTEHLWEGLDIPGPSLSNVIIWSLPYPPNDPVFQAKRKAYADPFWQVDVPYMLLRLRQGVGRLIRTHEDRGIVSIFVTTDEDRRVIEAIKNVLPTTVRGE; the protein is encoded by the coding sequence ATGAGCCGTGAGCGATATCCTTTTTCATTAGAAAAAAACGAAAACTTTTTTGATAAATTAGGTGAATGGATTGGAGACGTATTTTACGATATTTTGCCTGAAGCAGGGTTTGAATTGCGTGATGAGCAAGTATACATGGCATTTCAGCTCGAACGCGCATTTAAAGAGAAGAAAGTGATGTTTGCGGAAGCGGGAGTGGGAACAGGGAAGACGATCGTTTATTTGCTTTATGCGATCTGCTATGCCCGTTATACAGGAAAACCAGCGATTATCGCCTGTGCGGATGAAACGCTAATTGAACAACTTGTCAAAAAAGAAGGCGATATCGCAAAAATTTCGCAAGCGCTCGACTTACATATTGATGTGCGTCTTGCGAAGTCGCAAGACCAATATTTATGTCTAAACAAGCTCGATCAAGTGTTAATGTCCGATGAAGAAGAGATAGAGGTATATGAACAAATTTTCGACGAACTGCCGGTATTTGTTCATGACCATAAAACGTTACAATCGTTCTATCATTACGGCGACCGAAAAGAATACGCCCATTTGAACGACGAACAGTGGGAAAAAATCGCATGGGATCCGTTTCAAGACTGTTTTGCCTGTGAGAAGCGCCATCGTTGCGGACAAACGTTATCGCGCGAATATTACCGAAAAGCTGCTGACTTGATTATTTGCTCGCATGATTTTTACATGGAGCACGTGTGGACGTACGAGGCGCGCAAACGGGAGGGGCAGTTGCCCCTCTTGCCTGAAGCAAGCTGCGTTGTGTTTGACGAAGGGCATTTATTAGAATTTGCTGCACAAAAAGCGCTCACGTACCGCATGAAAGAAACGACGCTTGAAACGTTACTGACACGTTTATTAGAAAACGATATTCGCGAAGAACTGGCCTATCTAATCGAAGATGCCCTCCAAGTGTGTGACCGCTTTTTTACAGAGCTAGGAAAATGTGCGGCCGAAGTAACTGGTTCCAATCGCCAAGAGCTAACATTTTCGGAAGACTTAATCCGCTTCGCGAAGCAATTGGCGCACACGCTTGAAGGGATTGGCAATGAACTCGTATTAGAAAGCGAAACGTACACAATCGACCATTACCAACTAAATATCGTCGATGAATATTTAGACCAAATCGAGCATTCGCTTCATTTATTCCTTCATAACCGCGAAGCGATTACATGGCTCGAAGCATCACCAGAAGGGAAAACACTTGTGATTATGCCGCGAACGGTTCAAGAAGTATTGCGCGAAAAAGTGTTTAGCAAAAAAATACCGTTTATTTTTTCATCTGCTACGTTATCCAACCAAAAATCGTTTGCATATATTGCCGAAAGTTTAGGGATTGATGACTATTTATCGTTTAGCGTTCATTCGCCGTTCGATTACGAAGAACAAATGACTCTTTATATGCCAACGTTTATAGATAACGATAAGTTATTTACACAAAAGTATCGCTATACGATGCAAAAAATTCAAGAAACGAACGGACGTGCGCTTATTTTGTTCCCTTCTAAACAAGAATTGCACCAATTTAAACAAGCTGCGCAACAGGAAAAGTTCTCTTTCTTATTTGAAGGCGATCGAGAAATTAGTGAACTTGTTGCCGAGTTCCAAAGCCATGAAGAAACGGTTTTATGTACCGAACATTTATGGGAAGGGCTAGATATCCCAGGACCTTCCTTGTCCAACGTTATCATTTGGTCACTACCGTATCCACCAAACGATCCAGTGTTTCAAGCGAAGCGAAAGGCGTATGCAGATCCATTTTGGCAAGTGGACGTTCCGTATATGCTGTTAAGGCTGCGCCAAGGGGTTGGCCGCCTCATTCGCACCCATGAAGACCGCGGCATTGTTTCTATTTTTGTGACGACCGACGAAGACAGACGGGTCATCGAAGCAATCAAAAACGTATTGCCAACGACGGTTAGGGGAGAATAA
- a CDS encoding putative bifunctional diguanylate cyclase/phosphodiesterase, which produces MDKRYVELFEQTAFQNIIEGVIKNINDGIILTNSKGDIIWVNPAFEIVTGYNQEEIIGKNPRILQSGIHDREFYKQMWKEITEKGYWQGEIWNKRKGGELYVEWLTVHAIQDSEGFVVNYLAVFSDITVQKSHVEQLKKMAHYDMLTGLPNRYLFTKRLNELMKVSHRHRKQLAVMFLDLDRFKYVNDTLGHYAGDLLLQKVAMRVKGILKKKDTLARFGGDEFVLMIPAISNDDEAVQVASSIIDALKVPFSVNGQDIYVTASLGVSFYPRDGEDSALLIRNADRAMHNAKRKGKNRLEIYNQDEHESNEVDFALENDLHKAIERGEFSLHYQPLLHLRTNQIIGVEALIRWNHPKRGLISPATFIPLAEETGLVVAISEWVIEEACKRLKQLHTEYPRIKMNVNLSTLCFLQHDLVESLERLIQKTNVDPRYLEVELTESTLMPNASFAIERLVQMKQQQIKIAIDDFGTGFSALSYLHRFPIDTLKIDKSFIRNLSSYRGEAAIVKAIIDMGRSLNVSVVAEGVETEKQYKFLKDHGCDYAQGYYISKPLPFEELLLFLQEWETE; this is translated from the coding sequence ATGGACAAAAGGTATGTGGAACTGTTCGAGCAAACGGCCTTTCAGAATATTATAGAAGGGGTAATAAAAAATATAAATGATGGAATCATACTGACTAATTCTAAAGGAGATATTATATGGGTCAATCCAGCCTTTGAAATTGTAACCGGTTACAATCAAGAGGAGATTATAGGGAAAAACCCACGGATTTTGCAGTCTGGCATTCATGACCGCGAGTTTTACAAGCAGATGTGGAAGGAAATTACTGAAAAAGGATATTGGCAAGGGGAAATATGGAATAAGCGAAAAGGCGGGGAATTATATGTAGAGTGGCTGACTGTTCATGCCATTCAAGACAGCGAAGGTTTTGTGGTGAACTATTTAGCCGTTTTTTCAGATATTACCGTACAAAAAAGTCACGTTGAACAGCTGAAGAAGATGGCACATTACGATATGCTAACAGGGCTACCGAATCGCTATTTGTTTACTAAAAGGCTTAATGAGTTGATGAAAGTATCCCATCGCCACAGGAAACAGCTAGCAGTGATGTTTTTAGACTTAGACCGATTTAAATACGTGAACGATACACTTGGGCATTATGCGGGGGATTTGCTACTGCAAAAAGTAGCGATGCGTGTCAAAGGAATATTGAAAAAAAAAGATACGCTTGCCCGCTTTGGTGGAGATGAGTTTGTACTAATGATTCCTGCTATTTCCAATGATGATGAAGCTGTACAAGTGGCAAGCAGCATTATCGATGCGTTAAAAGTACCGTTTTCTGTCAATGGTCAAGATATTTACGTTACTGCAAGCCTCGGCGTGAGTTTCTATCCTCGTGACGGAGAAGATAGCGCGTTGCTTATTCGCAACGCCGACCGTGCGATGCATAATGCCAAACGGAAAGGAAAAAATCGCTTGGAAATATACAACCAAGACGAACATGAGAGTAATGAAGTGGATTTTGCATTGGAAAATGATCTTCATAAAGCAATCGAACGAGGAGAGTTTTCTTTACACTATCAACCTCTGCTTCATCTCCGTACGAACCAAATCATTGGTGTAGAAGCATTAATACGCTGGAACCACCCAAAGCGAGGGCTTATTTCCCCTGCTACGTTTATTCCACTCGCCGAAGAAACAGGGTTAGTCGTAGCTATTAGCGAATGGGTCATCGAAGAAGCATGTAAACGGCTAAAACAACTGCATACCGAGTACCCGAGAATAAAAATGAATGTCAATCTTTCTACCCTTTGCTTTTTACAGCACGATCTTGTCGAAAGTCTTGAACGCCTTATTCAAAAAACAAACGTTGATCCTCGCTATTTGGAAGTGGAGCTAACGGAAAGCACGTTAATGCCGAATGCTTCGTTTGCCATTGAACGGCTTGTACAAATGAAACAACAACAAATCAAAATAGCGATTGATGATTTTGGTACAGGCTTTTCAGCGTTAAGCTACTTGCATCGCTTCCCAATCGATACATTAAAAATTGACAAAAGCTTCATTCGTAATTTATCTTCATATCGAGGAGAAGCAGCGATTGTCAAGGCGATTATTGACATGGGACGCAGTTTAAACGTATCGGTAGTAGCGGAAGGGGTCGAAACCGAAAAACAATACAAATTTTTAAAAGACCATGGCTGTGATTATGCGCAAGGGTATTATATTTCTAAGCCTCTTCCGTTTGAAGAATTACTACTATTTTTGCAAGAATGGGAGACAGAGTAG
- a CDS encoding DUF1273 domain-containing protein has product MKVIAVTGYKPHELSICSNDHLAVGYIKKAIARRLLALAEEGLEWVIISGQLGIELWAAEVVYEMQEIYPHLQLAILAPFLQQEERWNEKNREYYDWIVSQADFFDYITKRPYENPVQFRLKNEFILAKSDGLLVVYDEEKEGTPKFIVEMAKKKENYPMMSITFSDIQTIIEEEEWEIDN; this is encoded by the coding sequence ATGAAAGTAATAGCGGTAACCGGCTACAAGCCACACGAACTAAGCATTTGTTCCAACGACCATCTGGCGGTCGGATACATCAAAAAGGCGATAGCCAGACGACTGCTGGCGCTAGCGGAAGAAGGGTTGGAATGGGTAATCATCAGCGGACAGCTAGGGATAGAATTATGGGCGGCCGAAGTAGTATATGAAATGCAGGAAATATATCCACACTTACAGCTAGCGATATTAGCGCCATTTTTGCAGCAGGAAGAAAGGTGGAATGAAAAAAATCGCGAATATTATGATTGGATCGTTTCTCAAGCAGACTTTTTTGACTATATTACGAAACGCCCGTACGAAAACCCTGTACAGTTTCGCTTGAAAAACGAATTTATTTTAGCAAAAAGCGACGGCTTATTAGTCGTTTACGACGAAGAAAAAGAAGGGACGCCGAAATTTATCGTAGAGATGGCAAAGAAAAAAGAGAATTATCCTATGATGTCGATTACGTTTTCTGATATACAAACCATCATTGAAGAAGAGGAATGGGAAATTGACAATTGA
- a CDS encoding THUMP domain-containing class I SAM-dependent RNA methyltransferase, translating into MSKLTIIATAAMGMESVVAEEVRRLGYECTVDNGKVTFMADELAICRANLWLRTADRVKLKIGEFKATTFEELFEQTKVLPWPDYLPANAEFPVIGKSVKSKLFSVSDCQAIVKKAIVESLKQHYHVSWFEETGPLYRIEVALHKDIATLTIDTSGAGLHKRGYRVAQGEAPLKETMAAALILLTNWTPDRPFIDPFCGSGTIPIEATLIGQNIAPGFNRDFVSEQWDWIGSRKWELAREEAEDVANYAQPLDISGFDIDHRMVEIAKENALEAGLGDLITFKQMQVKDLTTNKRYGVIVGNPPYGERLGERKEVEKMYEDMGKAFATLDTWSIYLLTAHKEFEKHYGKPATKRRKLFNGFIETQYYQYWGPKPPKSTLS; encoded by the coding sequence ATGAGCAAACTAACAATCATCGCAACCGCTGCGATGGGGATGGAATCGGTCGTCGCCGAGGAAGTGCGTCGCCTCGGCTACGAATGTACGGTAGACAATGGAAAAGTTACCTTCATGGCGGACGAATTAGCGATTTGCCGCGCGAATTTATGGCTGCGCACCGCCGATCGCGTGAAATTAAAAATTGGCGAATTCAAAGCGACGACATTTGAAGAGTTGTTTGAACAAACGAAGGTGCTTCCGTGGCCAGATTATTTGCCAGCGAATGCTGAATTCCCGGTCATCGGAAAATCTGTCAAATCGAAATTGTTTAGCGTATCGGACTGCCAAGCGATTGTGAAAAAAGCGATCGTGGAAAGTTTAAAACAGCATTACCATGTGTCATGGTTTGAAGAAACAGGTCCGCTGTATCGCATAGAAGTCGCGCTTCATAAAGATATCGCGACGTTGACGATCGACACAAGCGGTGCAGGGCTCCATAAACGCGGGTATCGCGTTGCACAGGGAGAAGCCCCGCTAAAAGAAACGATGGCTGCGGCGCTCATTTTGCTCACGAACTGGACACCCGACCGCCCGTTTATTGATCCGTTTTGCGGCTCAGGCACTATCCCAATTGAAGCCACCCTCATTGGACAAAATATCGCGCCTGGATTTAATCGTGACTTTGTTTCCGAACAATGGGATTGGATTGGTTCACGCAAATGGGAACTTGCTCGCGAAGAAGCGGAAGATGTTGCTAACTACGCTCAGCCGCTCGATATTTCCGGTTTTGACATCGACCACCGCATGGTTGAAATTGCGAAAGAAAATGCACTCGAAGCAGGGCTTGGCGATTTGATTACGTTCAAGCAAATGCAAGTGAAAGACTTGACAACGAACAAACGATACGGTGTCATTGTCGGTAACCCACCATACGGTGAACGGCTTGGCGAGCGAAAAGAAGTTGAAAAAATGTACGAAGACATGGGAAAAGCATTCGCAACATTAGACACGTGGTCAATTTATCTACTAACGGCTCATAAAGAATTTGAAAAACATTACGGCAAACCAGCAACGAAGCGCCGCAAGCTATTTAACGGCTTTATCGAAACCCAATACTATCAATACTGGGGACCGAAACCACCGAAAAGCACACTTTCATAG
- the cysK gene encoding cysteine synthase A, protein MKRYDCILDLIGNTPVVKLNRIPDKNGAEVYIKLESFNPGGSVKDRAAFEMIRQAEEAGKITPGKSTIIEPTSGNTGIGLAMVCAAKGYRCIITMPDNATMERVKILKAYGAEVRLTPASLRMQGAIEEAKRLAAEISDSFIPMQFENDANPNAHRHSTAKEILAAFDGKLDAFVLTAGTGGTVTGTGEVLKQHLPHLRIYVVEPFGSPVLSGGQPGSHKIPGTGPGFVPKILNRDIFDEILLIKDEDAQTMARRLASEEGIFVGASAGAAAYYAVQIAKQMPPSSRVLCMAPDTGERYLSSDLFE, encoded by the coding sequence GTGAAACGATACGATTGCATTTTAGATCTCATCGGCAATACACCGGTTGTGAAATTAAACCGGATTCCAGATAAAAATGGGGCAGAAGTATATATCAAATTGGAGTCATTTAATCCAGGGGGAAGCGTCAAAGACCGTGCGGCATTTGAAATGATTCGCCAAGCGGAAGAGGCAGGAAAAATTACGCCAGGGAAAAGCACGATCATTGAGCCGACATCCGGCAATACGGGAATTGGGTTGGCGATGGTGTGCGCAGCGAAAGGATATCGTTGCATTATTACAATGCCGGATAATGCAACAATGGAGCGGGTAAAAATTTTAAAAGCATATGGGGCGGAAGTGCGCCTCACTCCTGCTTCATTAAGGATGCAAGGGGCAATTGAAGAGGCAAAGCGGCTAGCCGCAGAAATTTCGGATAGCTTTATCCCAATGCAGTTTGAAAATGATGCAAACCCTAATGCGCACCGTCATAGTACAGCAAAAGAAATTCTAGCCGCATTTGACGGGAAACTAGATGCGTTTGTGTTAACTGCTGGAACAGGTGGAACGGTCACCGGCACTGGGGAAGTGTTAAAACAACACCTTCCACATTTGCGCATTTATGTTGTAGAGCCATTTGGTTCCCCAGTGTTGTCCGGCGGACAGCCAGGATCACATAAAATTCCTGGTACAGGTCCAGGTTTTGTCCCGAAAATTTTGAACCGCGACATTTTCGACGAGATTTTGCTGATTAAAGATGAAGATGCCCAAACGATGGCGCGTCGTTTGGCAAGCGAAGAGGGAATTTTTGTCGGCGCTTCCGCCGGGGCGGCCGCCTATTACGCCGTACAAATCGCTAAGCAAATGCCGCCTTCTTCCCGCGTCCTTTGCATGGCTCCGGATACAGGTGAACGTTATTTGTCGTCTGATTTATTTGAGTAA
- a CDS encoding PepSY domain-containing protein: MGNMRKMRNVHLWIGLITSLFLFIEAGTGLLLTERWLMGSSSGHGQHSEHSSGHGEHLSMMDAVKKASESGAFDWNDVSVVMNHGVYMVKLNDDAGTMVTISPDGTVISKEANKFASIVRGLHVGQVGDMNIKWMLDVASISILVLTGTGIYLSVKILRAQSKKKRKSLVV, from the coding sequence ATAGGGAATATGAGAAAAATGAGAAATGTTCATCTTTGGATTGGACTAATTACATCGCTCTTTTTATTTATTGAAGCAGGAACAGGGTTGTTACTTACAGAGCGGTGGCTGATGGGCAGCTCAAGCGGACATGGACAGCATAGTGAGCATAGCAGTGGACACGGGGAACATTTATCAATGATGGACGCTGTTAAAAAAGCAAGTGAGTCAGGGGCGTTTGATTGGAACGATGTAAGTGTGGTAATGAACCACGGAGTGTATATGGTCAAGCTAAATGACGATGCAGGGACAATGGTTACGATTTCCCCAGATGGGACCGTCATTAGTAAAGAAGCAAACAAGTTTGCCTCGATTGTCCGCGGGCTTCATGTGGGGCAAGTCGGCGATATGAATATTAAATGGATGTTAGATGTTGCCTCCATTAGCATTTTAGTATTAACTGGAACAGGTATTTATTTATCCGTTAAAATTTTGCGCGCCCAATCGAAAAAGAAGCGAAAATCGCTTGTTGTCTAA